In one Nicotiana sylvestris chromosome 8, ASM39365v2, whole genome shotgun sequence genomic region, the following are encoded:
- the LOC104233606 gene encoding prohibitin-1, mitochondrial-like, which produces MNLNNVKVPKMPGGGAASALIKLGVFAGLGVYGVANSLYNVEGGHRAIVFNRILGVKEKVYPEGTHFMIPWFERPVIYDVRARPHLVESTSGSRDLQMVKIGLRVLTRPVPDELPTVYRTLGENYNERVLPSIIHETLKAVVAQYNASQLITQRENVSREIRKILTERAANFNIALDDVSITSLTFGKEFTAAIEAKQVAAQEAERAKFVVEKAEQDKRSAVIRAQGEAKSAQLIGQAIANNPAFITLRKIEAAREIAQTISHAANKVYLSADDLLLNLQDLNLETARK; this is translated from the exons AtgaatctcaacaatgttaaggTTCCTAAGATGCCAGGTGGTGGTGCAGCTTCTGCTTTGATCAAATTGGGAGTCTTTGCTGGTCTTGGTGTATATGGAGTTGCCAACAGTCTTTACAATGTTGAGGGCGGGCATCGTGCCATTGTTTTCAACCGTATTCTTGGTGTTAAAGAGAAG GTTTATCCAGAAGGGACACACTTCATGATTCCTTGGTTTGAAAGGCCAGTCATTTATGATGTTCGTGCACGACCCCACCTTGTGGAGAGCACTTCAGGAAGTCGTGACCTTCAGATG GTGAAAATTGGGCTCAGAGTTCTCACTCGTCCAGTTCCAGACGAACTACCCACTGTTTACCGAACTCTTGGTGAAAACTACAATGAAAGGGTCCTGCCTTCAATTATTCATGAAACGTTGAAAGCTGTGGTTGCCCAGTACAATGCTAGTCAGCTCATCACCCAGAGAGAG AACGTTAGCAGAGAAATACGGAAGATCTTGACAGAGAGGGCAGCCAACTTCAACATTGCTCTAGATGATGTGTCCATAACAAGCCTGACTTTTGGAAAGGAATTTACAGCTGCAATTGAAGCAAAACAAGTGGCTGCTCAAGAAGCTGAAAGAGCAAAGTTTGTTGTGGAAAAAGCTGAGCAAGATAAGCGAAGTGCTGTTATCAGAGCTCAG GGTGAGGCTAAGAGTGCCCAGCTTATTGGTCAAGCGATTGCCAATAATCCGGCATTTATCACACTCAGGAAAATCGAAGCAGCAAGAGAGATTGCCCAGACTATCTCACATGCAGCAAACAAGGTGTACTTGAGTGCCGATGATCTGTTGCTTAACCTTCAGGACTTGAACTTGGAGACTGCAAGAAAATGA